The genomic region GGAAACTTGTAAACAACTACAGGTTACATTTGGTATGCCAATGCTCTCACAGCATAGTAGCCTATAACTAACCTATCgggtgatgagtttatagcctactttgtacttataTAATATGGCTAGGGCCTATCGTTAGACTATATGTTAGGATACCTAGCATGAACATTGTATGGATGTATCACCCAGTGAGAAGTCAAAAATGTTTGAAAGTTTAAAAGTAGGCTAAacaagagctctgatcaattaaaaaatgtaaaagttaaAATGTAACTAATTgatgaaattaaatttaaaatgtttaactgTTAAAATGTACAtatctgtttttgttattaaaagttaaACCGCAGGTAATATGTGAGTGTCTCAATCTTTGTCAAATGGGGGCCTGCCGTGAAAAGTTGCGTAACCACTGATTTAAAACATTACCCATTAGATGTCTAAAACCTCAAATATTCTTAGTCTATTTTTGTGTTATTCCACGTGTCTACATGCGTGTGTATGATATCGCCTATATGTTTCAGTCAATACAATTAAGGATTTTTCTTTCtgcaaaaaatgttttacagaaGTAGTAGTGTACAGAAGTAGTAGGCCTATTACCTTTTTACACTTTTTCAATTCTAGAGTCATCCAATACTGTCTTTTTAaagattattttctttttcaattcCCTAGCAAGCCtgttatcagtgccaactgtgctgtttgttttttgcatgcctttcagTGGTTAAATGTTTCCGACCAAACTTCTTACTACTGCTACTTTGAGTTGCTTTGACAATGGATCTATAGGTTATAGCATGGTTCGTTAACTCGTTATCATTGACGAGGCACATTTTCGACATACTAGCTTTGCTTGTTGTTCAGTTTAACGGCGGTTATGGTAATTTCACAACAGTGACAAACAATGCCGAGGCTTTGGGCACATCGTTACCTGGCTGTCACCAGTAAAGTCAGGGCAGGGAGATGTACAGATATTGGTCCCGAGGGCGCTCAATTTGCCTGCATTCCATTGAAAGCAGAAGTGGGGAGGCGCAGAGGCTTCTGAATACCAGCAAAATTAGAACTCAAATGTCTGGCTCGGGCATAGTTACAGCACGCGTTTGATTGAGCCAAATTAAAATGGTTTAAAGTAACTAAACTATATCTAAACTAAAACTCGAATATCAAAATTAAGAAGTAGCAGtagtttggagaaaaaaaaatatcctgCAAAAAGGGCACTTTTTAAGTCAGAGGGCAAAGGGGCACCTTGGGTTTATCTGTGCACATGCATGGTGTTACCCCAGCGTCTACACCTGATGAAACCAGACATAGAAATTCCTACGTCTATGGATGAAACAGTttccctagagagagagagagagatagagagagaggggctcttTGGAGAGAGACTCAACCTATCTATGGGGCGGGATTAATGTGTCACCACCAATAAACTAAAAGTTGTCTTAACTGATAGGTCCAATGAAAAGTCCAAGGGGTGTAGACATAACAAGAGTGTGCTTGCGTTGACCAGGCTGGAaaaatggtgggtgttgtggtAAAAATAAATATCTATGGAATCATTAATGTTATACTAAACATGTGGAACCATCTTTGTTAACATGGTAATTGTTAACTTTTACATTGGTTAGAGGTTGATATAAAGGACTCCAGCGCTGAGCATCGTCGCTTCTAAactaagctagctagctacattttattttaagttgaCGTTAACTGTAATAGCTAAGTTAGCATGTTACTGCTCTTGATGTGGCTAAACTACCTAGCATGCTTACGCAGCTTTCTTGCTGAGTAGTTGGCAAATAGCATAAATTATAGCAACCCAGCAAAAATTGGAATTGAGTACATCCTCGTGGCATAAAAACACTGTTTGGTGTGTGGTGGCATCATTCGTGGGAGAGTCTACGTTTCATTATCTGGACATAAGCAAAGCACCAAGATGGATAAGGTAACGTGTTAGTCAGTTCGCTAGCGACCTAGCTAGATACTTAGCTAACTATTAACGTTACCTAGTGTCTATAATCCTAGAATGTTAGTCGGTTACTGTTTAGTTTGCCATTTTGACAAATATAGCCGTTGCGTGTATCATGTAACAGTTCATCTTTAATGGTGTGTTGAGGTTGTTCTATGATGGGGTTCGCTGATGAAGCTTAGAAGGCATTCTCTTGCTTTGGCGCAATGTACCAATCTGACAGCAAGCTAGATTATTTAAATCATTGAACCCATCAAGACATTGCTGCACAGGAATGCACACGGATTAGGTTATGCACCGCTAGAATCTCATGTGCAGGAACTGTTATTATAAACCGATTCACATCTGACATAATTCGTATTGGATAGTAGACAGCCAGGGAACGCCCATGTTTCATGGGTAGGATGGATAATGTAACGTTAAAAGGAAATCATGCCAGTCCATGAATTTAAGACAAAATAAGCATACCAATGTGCAGTATTTGATGTTTGTCTGGCTTTGTTGTGTTTGAACATTTACCACAAGCTGCTTGATTGTCATTGATTTATTCCTTGATTTGCCTTGGCACTGGCAAATAAGCCAAGTCGGACTTGCAATGAAGCAAGGAAGGCAGTAAACTTAACATAGCTTAATCAAGAACATTTCAGCCTCACTGAATTTGATAGTTTTCTCTTTTTGCAGGCAGACTTTTTGAAGGGTCTTCCTGTGTACAACAAAACCAATTTCAGCCGGTTCCATGCAGACTCTGTATGCAAGGCATCGGTAATGGTGTATTTCTTGTTCagctacattttttttatgttggtgTAGGTATACACCTCTGCACCTTGGGTCTAAAACAtattattcctttttttttacagaatagAAGACCATCGGTCTACCTTCCAACAAGAGAATACCCTTCAGAACAGAGTAGGTGTCTGCAGAATCAAATGGTAGTTTTACTCAAGATGTGCAATAAGATTAATATACAGGATGATCCACTGGAATAACGCATGTTGTGCTTTACTGCCTTTATAAAGTAACAGTGATGTTTCAGTATCCAGTATTTAAGATGTACTTGCTCTCCACAGTTATTGTGACAGAAAAAACGAATATCCTCTTGCGCTACCTTCACCAGCAGTGGGATAAAAAGGTATGTCTACTACAGTTTGCTGACTAAACACAATCACAGACctgcatgtatatatgtatgctgTCCAAATGTGAAATGACCCGTGTCTTCATTGAATCAAAATGCAGAATGCTGCCAAGAAacgggagcaggagcagggggagacaggaaGCCCACCACCGCCCCGGAAAATCGCTCGGACCGACAGCCAGGAAATGAATGAAGATTCATAAACGTGACTCGAGATGGTGACACTATGTGGTTGGGGACAAGAAAACCGATGTGGTAGGGGCAGGCACAAAAGAATGATTGAGCATGTTAACAGAAAAAAGGCTTGCACATCCAGCTCCACTGTCCTGTATAGGTgcctgaactctgaactctgaactgcTGCACAATGTAGAAGAGCAGGATTTTTTTGGAGATGACATGACAAcaggatatatattttttaagttgtgtttttgttgttacttTTTACAAAGAGCTCCCTGTCAGGCTCAGTGTGTCCTTTCTCAGCTTAACTGCCCAGTCTTGAGCACATGGTGGCGCtgtattattatattttcaCTGCCAGTTATGTAGTAGACCCATGGAGACACTGTGAACTGCCAAGTAGTAGTTTTTAGGGGAAGTCTGCAGCACAATGTGTTGACCCTTACCATGCATATTTTTTACTGTGTGTTGGAGTTTTGTTGGTAGTTCTTGCTGCATTGTACTTTTGGACACCTGTGGATCCCCTTGTGCGTAGGGTCATTAGGAGCGGACCCCATCTCTCAAGCCCATAAGTGATTTTGGTGCATGTCTCTAGAATGGGATAGATGTATTATGTTGTTGAAAGTGTTCTTgtttgtgatatttttttttttttatctgcacAGTGCACATACCAGGATTTACATTATGTTTTTCGTAAAGGTATTATGTTTCAATTTCTTTTTAACAAGGGATTAAAAGGCGTTCAGTTACCCTCCACCTCATGAGAATGATGACATGTTCAACAGGAATAGTAAAATAGTACGATGTACGATCTGTCACTGCTCATTCATCTATAAAAGCTAAAGGTGTATGCACATTTGGAGCAACGTTGGAGTGGCTATCAGTGGCCATTTCATAGAACTCATGTCACAATGAATTTGGAATTTCAGGCACATTAAGGTATAAGGTCAAATGATGTGTGAGGTGCCATTGAACCACCCGCTGCTAGGTTTTCTCCCCTCACACTTTTTGAACTGTACAAACTTTTTTGTGGTGTAAGAATGTTATCCACAGAAATTGCGGTTCATATCTGTTTCAGCCATGAATTTGCTCTGACGTTGCAAGGTAAACATGGAGGCATGTTTGCCTTCATAAAGAGGCACATGTTGGGCAAGATACTGGcagttttgttttctcctttgtacgtcttAGCAAGCGTGCCTGAGTGAGTTCAAGTATGATTAACTGGACTAGTTGCTCTGTGATCCTTGGGAGTTTTACGCAGAGTAACTGTTGCCTACATACTAAAATTGACAAGTGAGGGTGCCCATCATTGGAATATTGTCATCAATTTGGCTGGGTGTAAAACATAGTGACTCTCCTTTGGTATCAGGGGAAAGTCTTTCACCCATTAACAGTAAGCTATGGACTATGTACCAGTATGTGCCATGGATTAGACAAAAGAATGGGAACAACCTTACGGTTTGTGTCAGTAGTACCTACTACACATAAATGGCATCAGTGGAAATATTTCACTGCATATTTCATGGTACTCTTGTTTTGAAAGCCAATTTGGAGTGACTGTCCTCTCAAACGCTTCCATTGATTTGCTCTAAGTGGACAAGTTTATTtgcaaacagaaataaatggtGGGAACAACCATGCCTAattcatgtgtaaatgtgtcttaATTTGAGGAAGAGTGGTAACTTCTGTGCAGGTAATTTTTGCATTGACAGCTTGGTGCATTCCATGAAATTCTTTGCTCAGTTTATCCCAATGGAACTGAGATGTCCCAGGTTGTAGCGGTCACTTAGAATAATCAATGTGTAGGGTGTTAATGCCAGATTGAGTGACGTCAGCTCCTTTGCCATGTAGCAGCAGATACTGACCTCGGTATCAGTGTCTTTTTACAGTTAGATGTTTAACACTATgaacaaatatttacacaagCCAGATCAGAGTCCTTCCTGCTGACACTCAGTGCTCCTGTTCTGCAACTCAACAAGAACACCCAGCTTCATGACAATCTGGCTGTGGCAAGAGGGAATAATGGGAAATAATGCTTGCAGTCCTTCCTCAGAGACGATGCAAAATCTCTTCTCAGTGGCCCAGAATGGGGGCATCATACCGGACATCTCTCTTGATATGGCCGTAAATGGCTACCTCTCTCTGAAGTCCAGGACTGTGCTGACAAACCACTACGATGCCATCCAGCAACGTCTCTCCACTGAACAACTGGCTTTGTTCAACCAGAATCTGACTTCTACTTTCGGTGGTACCAAGGTGACATCTGGGAATATAGGAATCGTGGCACTAGCATTGTCATTGTTCTTGGATGTTGTGTCAAACGACATCATGGGTCAAACAACCCCAGACCCGGTCCAGAGAATGTTAGGGACAAGCGACTCCTCAATTGGAAGCATAATCGGTGAGTATCTGAGGAAGGTACCTGAACTCGTCAACAACGGTGAAGGGATGGCAGACATAACAGAGCTCTGTGATCAAGAACTTAAGTTTGAACTCATTGACCTTTTTGAGAGGATGACTCTGCAACGTCAGTTAAACTCACGTGCCATTAAACTGTGGTTGAATGGGGCGGTCATTCACCTGCACGTCAGGATCCATGGAATTCGCCTGGGTTCTGTTCCCCTGGGCTCGGCCGAGTCTCTGCGACTGTCCTACAGCACAGCCTTCACGAGTCTCGTTCGGAGATACACAGGTTACCTGCGACGGTACATCAAAGAGATGCCACCCCCTACTAGGACCCAAGCACCTGGATTACTGGTTATTGAGCCCAGCAGGAACGTCAGTCACTGGGTCAGGCACAGTCCCTGTGAATCTGAATCAATTGAAAATGCCATAATGACTCAAATCATTGCTGCACAGCACATACAATCGAGTGAAGACTATCTTGAGAATTTAGCGAAAAAAATTATTCTTTTGGTTAGACAACGCAGCAATTTTGAgttgaagaaaaaagaagtcTGAGAATACACTATCCATAGGGCAAATGTTTTGtgcattcttctctttcatTTAACTTGAGATTGAAGAAAATAGCCTTCAAATCTAGTTGACAATAATGACACCCTATGTGCTGGTATACAATTCCAAATgcaataaatataaaaacaaatagCCTGTTGAACTTCTAAATGGATTTATTGTTTGAGCACTGACTGATAATCGATCATACTACATATGCATGTATAAATTATGTTTGTCTTCCAGATAGAAATGTGCATGAGCCCACAACATTTTTTTCCAATatggcaattaaaaaaaaacatccccctccccccacacacacacattatagccaacaagaaaaaaaatcccccttaaaaagaaaaaagtacaAATCTTTATAGTCTTCCAAATTTGGTGGCTTTTTTGAATGTGCATGTGATGTGTTACTTCCGAAACACtgtatttcaaaatgatttggGACAGATAACAAACAAGACTATCTCCAGGTAAAAACTGTACAACTGAAGACTTTAACATTTTGATATTGAAAAGCAGAAAAAGCCAGAATTTGAGTTTGTTTTGgtggaaaaataaaaacaaatcaatctcttctactcttcttGTGACTCCTCTTTGATCTGCTGTGGAAACAAAATAACAGGAACACAAAAttagcagacacacaaaaataataaatattctgttaaacacagaacacatggaagCATCCTGTACAAGAGAGTTACTAGTATGCCAACTTCAAATGGTACATTCAAGTGAAGTGAAGAATGTATTGTATGTACATTTCAGTTGTATTGCCTTACCTTTCTGGAGATTTTGAGTGACTGCGATGCCGGTGACTCCTGTGATGTCCTGTAGAGGAACACCCATGTTACAGCCATGCATTTAACAAAATACAGTCTATAGTCTAAGCCTAAAGTAATGTTAGCACACAATGTCAGTTTGTAATATCCTTGTTATGCATTTCCTCTGAGGCTGTACCTGGGGATTTGGAGCGGTGACGTCTCTCTCTGGAGCGACTGCGATGACGCCGTGGGCTTTTGCTGCGGTGGCGTTCACGCTCACGTTCCCGATCACGTCTCGGGGAAGGACTAAAAtttgaaaatacatttataaaattgtaataaaaaaaaagaacacaccaCAGATTTAAAATGGTTTACAATTCATTCCTGACTGTTCATGATAAATTGACCATGAATTTTATGAGTCATTTCTCTATACAATTTAATATAGTTTTCTGAATGTTAAGCGTTTCATCCAAATGGAATTTGCTGAGTAGTAAACTGAACAACATGCAAATAGAATGCTGCTGGGGAATATAATTCTcatgagaaagaagagaaaaaggcaATGTTTACCTCCGTCGTTTTGGAGATCTGCTCCTCCtagacagacagaagaaagTCAGTGTCAGTGGCTTCAAAACAATCTTTTTGGAATAACAGTAGGAGAAGTAAATACAGGAGTCTAACCTTCTGGGTGAACGGCTGCGTCTGTAGCGAGGAGATGGTGAGCGGCGTGGCCGATCGTTGTCACGGTAACCCCGTCTGTGTGGTTCAGGAGTCTGCACTCTCTCGGGCTATGAAAAGGAGAAGAGTCAGCCGTACATTCACATAAATCCACGCTGAAACAGTGACTTAAACAATATGTATCAATCAGTGCTTGTGTTCCCAGACAATGAAACTCCTGAGCTTTGCTAGACATTATAACCAAATATACAAATACCATGTGTACATATACCAGGGATGACTGCTTACTATATGGAATCATATCCAATCATTGGGCATGTGTCTCACACATTATCACACATGGATGTGTAAATGAAACACCACTACTTGTTTGAGTGCAAATGTAATCTCGATGTCTTGTGAAAAAAATCCATAATGCGTAGCTTTGAAAGTAACCTTCCTCCTTATGCAAGCTAATCTATTTGCACTGCAGTCACTTCTAAACCAGActcaatcaacaacaaataaaacacgtGATCCAGCATCTTTCTGAATGTCAGGGCTgtcgtccacacacactcttgttttCTATCGCTAAAGtgcagtgagtttgtgtgtatgaatctgtAGGGCATTTCCCTTTATTAGTCTTTATATTAACTAGTACTGGGCAGAAATGAATGGCGACTACAAACTGGTTTCTATTGGTTTGACAAACCCCTAAAGGTGGGGAGGAAAAACCTAATGTGTGATCAAtaccttttcttcttcctcatcctcctcttcactgCTCTCGACTTCATCCAGATCTTCCTCCAGGGCAGATATCCGTGTATCAAGCAGTTCAGCCTCTTCCAAGACCTGCCTTTTCTGCATTTGAAGCACAAGTTCCACTTCAATTACATACTGGTTAGAGATGCTCAAGTTTACAAACCAAATTTCACCCACAAAACATCTGGTTTCTCTCATTTACATCCTATAATGCAGCtaaatacatttgcatttatgtGCCTCACATCAGGATT from Clupea harengus chromosome 10, Ch_v2.0.2, whole genome shotgun sequence harbors:
- the LOC105913185 gene encoding DET1- and DDB1-associated protein 1 isoform X1, whose translation is MDKADFLKGLPVYNKTNFSRFHADSVCKASNRRPSVYLPTREYPSEQIIVTEKTNILLRYLHQQWDKKNAAKKREQEQGETGSPPPPRKIARTDSQEMNEDS
- the LOC105913185 gene encoding DET1- and DDB1-associated protein 1 isoform X2 — its product is MADFLKGLPVYNKTNFSRFHADSVCKASNRRPSVYLPTREYPSEQIIVTEKTNILLRYLHQQWDKKNAAKKREQEQGETGSPPPPRKIARTDSQEMNEDS